Proteins encoded in a region of the Methanobrevibacter millerae genome:
- a CDS encoding helix-turn-helix domain-containing protein, producing the protein MTDIGFKLKRLRKEHGYSQMQIAEYLKIDQSNLSKIENNKRNLNLTLLDKICFLYNCTPEYLLGQSDEYERQKIMFKSGNDMDLNAIAKINKLASHLNLLRKHTTPQEDKLPKSNINIRRQLGIDEYGAINLFTILPQKIKNLTIVSFPMKRSVSGCFFNKNSDFIILINSRHSRGRQNFTLAHELYHLLNKDENFYICSEGFENKIEEKADEFASNLLMTPHGLYDFIESNNIDKWTIEEIIKCEQYFQIDHHQLIRRLYSEKLIDGSQFAEFSFNITQKANSLGYDTELYESPENKQYYSIGHMIPLTERLWNAEKIGNGKRKDILLDLYKEKLIYKSLCD; encoded by the coding sequence ATGACAGATATTGGATTTAAATTAAAAAGATTACGTAAAGAACATGGATATTCACAGATGCAAATTGCAGAATATTTAAAAATAGACCAAAGCAACTTATCAAAAATAGAAAATAACAAAAGAAATTTAAATTTAACATTATTAGACAAAATATGTTTCCTATACAATTGCACACCAGAATATCTTTTAGGCCAAAGCGATGAGTATGAAAGACAAAAAATAATGTTCAAATCTGGAAATGATATGGATTTAAATGCAATAGCCAAAATCAATAAACTTGCATCACATTTAAATCTATTAAGAAAACATACAACACCACAAGAAGATAAACTACCCAAATCAAACATCAATATAAGAAGACAACTTGGAATTGATGAATACGGTGCAATAAATCTATTTACAATTCTTCCTCAAAAAATTAAAAATTTAACAATTGTTTCATTTCCCATGAAAAGAAGCGTAAGCGGATGCTTTTTTAATAAAAATTCTGATTTTATCATATTAATCAACTCACGACATTCAAGAGGCCGTCAAAATTTTACATTAGCACATGAATTATACCATTTGCTAAACAAGGATGAAAACTTCTATATATGCTCTGAAGGATTTGAAAACAAAATAGAAGAAAAAGCAGATGAATTTGCATCAAATTTACTAATGACACCACACGGATTATATGATTTTATAGAATCCAACAACATTGACAAATGGACGATTGAAGAAATTATTAAATGTGAGCAGTATTTTCAAATAGACCACCACCAATTAATTAGAAGATTATATTCAGAAAAATTGATAGACGGATCACAATTTGCAGAATTTTCATTCAACATCACACAAAAAGCCAATAGTTTAGGTTATGATACAGAATTATACGAATCACCAGAAAACAAACAGTACTACTCAATTGGCCACATGATACCATTAACAGAAAGATTATGGAATGCTGAAAAAATAGGTAATGGGAAAAGAAAAGACATTTTACTTGATTTATATAAGGAAAAACTTATTTATAAAAGTTTATGTGATTAA
- a CDS encoding alpha/beta hydrolase, with translation MSNLEITDKWDKVFPKSDKVDHKKVTFKNRYGFTLVADLYKPKDSTDKLPAIACAGPFGAVKEQVSGLYAQTLAEMGFLTIAFDPSFTGESSGEPRDMASPDINTEDFQAAVDYLVTSDDVDGERVGICGICGWGGMALNAASIDTRIKATVTSTMYNMTRINAKGYYDADDNADARYEMKVALNNQRTEDFKNGQYAKAGGVIKEVTDDLPQFVKDYHDFYIEPLGYHPRSPGSNDGWNVTGCMSFISQPIIAYSDEIRTPILIIHGEKAHSRYFSEDEFAKLTGDNKELMIVPDAVHTDLYYKTDVIPFEKIAEFFRENL, from the coding sequence ATGAGTAATCTTGAAATAACAGATAAATGGGATAAAGTTTTTCCTAAAAGCGATAAAGTAGATCATAAAAAAGTAACATTCAAAAACAGATATGGATTCACTTTGGTTGCAGATTTATACAAACCAAAAGATTCAACAGATAAATTGCCTGCAATTGCATGTGCAGGACCATTCGGTGCTGTAAAAGAACAGGTTTCAGGTCTCTATGCACAGACATTAGCCGAAATGGGCTTTTTGACAATAGCTTTTGACCCTTCATTTACTGGTGAAAGTTCAGGCGAGCCTCGGGACATGGCATCTCCCGACATCAACACTGAAGATTTCCAGGCTGCAGTAGACTACCTTGTAACATCAGATGATGTTGACGGTGAAAGGGTTGGAATCTGTGGAATCTGCGGATGGGGAGGAATGGCTTTAAACGCCGCATCCATTGATACCCGTATTAAGGCAACTGTAACATCAACAATGTATAACATGACCCGTATCAATGCAAAAGGCTACTATGATGCAGATGACAATGCTGATGCAAGATATGAAATGAAGGTTGCCCTAAACAACCAGAGAACTGAAGACTTTAAAAACGGCCAATATGCAAAGGCCGGCGGTGTTATAAAAGAAGTTACTGATGACCTGCCTCAGTTCGTAAAGGATTATCATGACTTCTATATTGAGCCTTTAGGTTATCATCCAAGATCTCCTGGTTCAAATGACGGATGGAACGTAACCGGATGTATGTCATTTATTTCCCAGCCGATAATTGCTTATTCAGATGAAATCAGAACTCCAATTTTGATAATTCACGGTGAAAAGGCTCACTCAAGATATTTCTCAGAAGACGAGTTTGCAAAACTGACTGGAGACAATAAGGAATTGATGATTGTTCCTGATGCGGTTCACACTGACCTGTATTACAAAACAGATGTAATTCCTTTTGAAAAAATTGCTGAATTTTTCCGTGAAAACCTTTAA
- a CDS encoding Ig-like domain repeat protein, producing the protein MKFKFSLICAMLVLVLCIGAASAADIDVENDLNTDVSTLDSSDLNVETSDNNYVLNKNIVVNDSSSSQLLGVSDDDVMGDGEKSDIIVDIPETIYLPVGYHDEMEPAHKYNVNYGSANQGNINIQMSENFGNYGMADWWYDGSCIYVYVYNPINPGSYGLTISYPGDDNYNPLDLHVPILVLPFTTSVSTGSDSITVSVDGSGNSVTGNISIKLNGEEKSKLTLNGDVQTTTISGLAADNYEVIVSYTDGNFDDMEYKSTATIYNASQWGVPGFDNKNSGNSEYTRLNNAYVAWNASVNNPISSVVIDSKGNIYIADNSNVKIFYNNGTLKTTRDGGSRGAVSLIDDHILSYVRPWSNIVAFDVNTFSGMGTSDSRVQWYTNSKYPVIKGPDGRIYLSVAADNDAQPNQGKYVTMLNFDETSNQITYGNVVIDKQPISMPVFDDNNILYVNTVEGIRAVDIISSDKIILSLSDVGTIGRPVIDENNIVYVFGKDNTINALNNEGPLWNITVNNGIGSVMAIDNENGLLYSVDNSGILYSYNTEENGNEAEIYDIGANATTMIVDGNGILYIGDSKGMLWAFQNEKLVWSLELNSEIKGQLAMDKNGVIYAVTADTLYALGYKNETELTLEVEDEFTTLDEISITANMNSTFDGENITFIIVSDNGYENTTNKTVADGKAILNIANLKEGTYNVTAKYGGNTYYAEASENANFTVSKVTPELSVNINNGTVFTNATITVTSTNCKGNVTVKVGEETFDDVVIGEEFTLPVLPIGVYDVTVTYNEDEIYNEAVNDTEKLEITKADAIIIPDVVADADQSTITLDLPDDATGYVLADVNGTGYYAPVKDGEAVISIPNLEPGNYTAEITYLGDDNYNNASFEVPLNIPEEPVIEPKDPELKATADNTTITVSVNKDATGGVVVDIDGTSYYAEIKDGQAVIDVKGLEAGENYTATVIYTGDDNFTEDETTVEISIPAEPIVEPKDPELKATAENTTVTVNVNKDATGGVIVDVDGTSYYAEIKDGQAIIDVKGLEAGENYTATVIYTGDDNFTEDETTVKISVPKEEEIEPEDASMTVDSTNSTITVELPEDATGYVLVDVDGKGYYAKVTDGKATVDVAGLDAGNYTATVTYTGDDNYKANTSSVAVSIPEEDEPIPEPVTPEMTVKVTNTTIEVTLPKDATGNVLVDVNGQGYYAPVKDGKATVNVIGLDEGTYPATVTYAGDDKYTNATKPASVTVPEDEEPTPEPVDPKADINISDDAVNVELPKDATGYVLVDVDGKGYYAPVKDGKASIDLPELAPGNHTVTVTYTGDDKYKPATTNKTVTVEKEIITVVSENLTKIEKAPDRFEAVFTDSDGNALANKDVTFGLNDITYTRTTDANGKAGMNINLVPGTYSIKTTNPVTNESVTNTITVLPRFTEDSDLVKYFRNDSQYVLKVLDDNGNPAKAGEIVTYNINGVFYNRTTNATGHVKLSINLPPKTYIITAEYKGCKVAHNVTVLPTLTGNDLTKKYGQSGAYEAKLVDGQGKAYANQKIEFNINGVMYQRTTDANGVAKLNINLQAGKYIITASYGQARISNTVTVTA; encoded by the coding sequence ATGAAATTTAAATTTTCATTAATTTGTGCTATGTTGGTATTGGTTTTATGCATTGGCGCGGCCAGTGCAGCCGATATTGATGTAGAAAATGATTTAAATACAGATGTTTCCACTTTAGATAGTTCTGACTTAAATGTGGAAACTAGTGACAATAACTATGTTTTGAATAAAAACATAGTTGTAAATGACTCATCCAGCTCTCAATTGTTGGGGGTTAGTGATGATGATGTAATGGGTGATGGTGAAAAATCAGATATTATAGTGGATATTCCAGAAACAATTTATTTGCCTGTTGGATATCATGACGAAATGGAACCAGCACACAAGTATAATGTGAATTATGGTTCCGCTAATCAAGGCAATATTAACATTCAAATGAGTGAAAATTTTGGAAATTATGGTATGGCTGACTGGTGGTATGATGGTAGTTGTATTTATGTATATGTCTATAATCCAATAAACCCTGGAAGTTATGGATTGACTATATCATATCCTGGTGATGATAATTATAATCCTTTAGATTTACATGTTCCTATTTTAGTATTGCCTTTCACAACATCTGTTTCAACAGGTAGTGACAGCATTACTGTTAGTGTTGATGGTAGTGGAAATAGTGTTACTGGTAACATTAGCATAAAATTAAATGGTGAGGAAAAATCTAAATTGACTTTAAATGGTGATGTGCAAACAACTACTATTTCTGGTTTAGCTGCAGATAATTATGAGGTGATTGTTAGTTATACTGATGGTAATTTTGATGATATGGAATATAAATCTACTGCAACTATTTATAATGCATCACAATGGGGAGTACCTGGATTTGATAATAAAAATTCCGGAAATTCCGAATATACTCGTTTAAATAATGCATATGTTGCTTGGAATGCATCTGTAAATAATCCAATTTCTTCAGTTGTGATTGATTCCAAAGGCAATATTTATATTGCAGACAATAGCAATGTTAAAATATTCTATAATAATGGTACTTTAAAAACCACTCGGGACGGTGGTAGTAGAGGTGCTGTATCTTTAATTGATGATCATATATTATCCTATGTAAGGCCATGGTCAAATATAGTAGCTTTTGATGTTAATACTTTTTCTGGTATGGGAACAAGTGATTCCCGAGTTCAATGGTATACAAACAGTAAATATCCTGTAATAAAAGGTCCTGATGGAAGAATATATCTTTCAGTTGCTGCAGATAATGATGCACAACCTAATCAGGGCAAATATGTTACCATGTTGAACTTTGATGAAACATCAAATCAAATAACCTATGGTAATGTTGTAATAGATAAACAACCAATTTCAATGCCTGTTTTTGATGATAACAATATATTATATGTAAATACAGTTGAAGGTATTCGTGCTGTTGATATTATTTCTTCAGATAAAATAATTTTATCACTTTCTGATGTGGGTACTATTGGTCGTCCAGTAATTGATGAAAATAATATTGTATATGTATTTGGTAAAGACAATACAATCAATGCTTTAAATAATGAAGGTCCACTTTGGAATATAACAGTAAATAATGGTATTGGATCTGTAATGGCAATTGATAATGAAAATGGTTTATTGTATTCAGTTGATAATAGTGGTATACTATATAGTTATAATACTGAAGAAAATGGTAATGAAGCAGAAATATATGATATAGGTGCAAATGCTACTACCATGATTGTTGATGGAAATGGTATTTTATATATTGGAGATTCAAAAGGTATGCTCTGGGCTTTCCAAAATGAAAAATTAGTGTGGAGTCTTGAATTAAATTCAGAAATTAAAGGACAATTAGCAATGGATAAAAATGGTGTAATCTATGCAGTAACTGCAGACACCCTTTATGCATTAGGTTATAAAAATGAAACTGAATTAACTTTAGAAGTTGAAGATGAATTCACTACTCTTGATGAGATTAGCATAACTGCAAATATGAACTCTACTTTTGATGGTGAAAACATAACATTCATTATTGTTTCAGATAATGGTTATGAAAATACTACTAACAAGACTGTTGCTGATGGTAAAGCTATTTTAAATATAGCTAACTTAAAAGAAGGAACATACAATGTTACTGCAAAATATGGTGGAAATACATATTATGCTGAAGCAAGTGAAAATGCAAATTTCACTGTATCAAAAGTAACTCCTGAATTAAGTGTAAACATTAACAATGGAACAGTATTTACCAATGCTACAATTACAGTAACTTCTACTAACTGTAAAGGTAATGTTACTGTTAAAGTTGGTGAAGAAACATTTGACGATGTTGTTATTGGTGAAGAATTTACTTTACCTGTATTACCAATAGGTGTATATGATGTTACTGTAACTTACAATGAAGATGAAATCTATAATGAAGCGGTAAATGATACTGAAAAATTGGAAATTACTAAAGCTGATGCTATAATCATTCCAGATGTTGTTGCTGATGCTGATCAATCAACAATTACTTTAGATTTACCTGATGATGCAACTGGTTATGTTTTAGCTGATGTTAATGGAACCGGTTATTATGCTCCTGTAAAAGATGGTGAAGCAGTTATTTCAATTCCTAATTTAGAACCTGGAAATTACACTGCCGAAATAACATACCTTGGTGATGATAACTATAATAATGCTTCATTTGAAGTTCCATTAAATATTCCAGAAGAACCTGTAATTGAACCAAAAGATCCTGAATTAAAAGCAACTGCAGATAATACGACTATTACTGTATCTGTTAATAAAGATGCTACTGGTGGTGTTGTTGTAGATATCGATGGTACAAGTTACTATGCTGAGATTAAGGATGGTCAGGCAGTTATTGATGTTAAAGGCTTGGAAGCTGGTGAAAACTACACTGCAACCGTAATCTATACTGGTGATGATAATTTCACAGAAGATGAAACCACAGTTGAAATCAGTATCCCTGCTGAACCAATAGTTGAACCAAAAGATCCTGAACTCAAAGCAACCGCAGAAAACACTACTGTAACTGTTAATGTAAACAAAGATGCAACAGGTGGTGTAATAGTAGACGTTGACGGAACAAGCTACTATGCAGAAATCAAAGACGGCCAAGCAATAATCGATGTTAAAGGCTTAGAAGCAGGTGAAAACTACACTGCAACCGTAATCTATACTGGTGATGATAACTTCACTGAAGATGAGACTACTGTTAAAATCAGTGTTCCTAAAGAGGAAGAAATTGAACCTGAAGATGCTAGCATGACTGTTGATTCAACCAATTCCACAATTACTGTTGAATTGCCTGAAGATGCAACAGGTTATGTTTTAGTTGATGTTGACGGTAAAGGATACTATGCAAAAGTAACTGACGGTAAGGCAACTGTTGATGTTGCTGGTTTAGATGCCGGTAACTACACTGCTACAGTAACATACACTGGTGATGATAACTACAAAGCAAACACAAGCAGCGTTGCTGTAAGCATTCCTGAAGAAGACGAACCAATCCCTGAACCTGTAACTCCTGAAATGACTGTTAAAGTTACAAACACAACCATTGAAGTAACTTTACCAAAAGACGCTACAGGTAACGTATTGGTTGATGTAAACGGTCAAGGTTACTATGCTCCTGTAAAAGACGGTAAAGCAACAGTCAACGTAATCGGTTTAGATGAAGGAACCTATCCTGCAACTGTAACATATGCTGGTGATGACAAATACACCAATGCAACCAAACCTGCTAGTGTAACTGTTCCTGAGGATGAAGAACCAACACCTGAACCTGTTGATCCAAAAGCAGACATTAACATTTCTGATGATGCAGTTAACGTTGAATTACCAAAAGATGCAACCGGTTATGTATTAGTTGATGTTGACGGTAAAGGATACTATGCACCTGTAAAAGACGGTAAAGCATCAATTGATTTACCTGAATTGGCTCCTGGAAATCACACAGTCACAGTTACATACACTGGGGATGATAAATACAAACCTGCTACTACTAATAAGACCGTAACTGTTGAAAAAGAAATCATTACTGTTGTTAGTGAGAATTTAACTAAAATTGAAAAGGCACCTGATAGATTTGAAGCTGTATTCACTGATAGTGATGGTAATGCTTTGGCTAATAAGGATGTTACTTTTGGATTAAATGATATTACTTATACCAGAACCACCGATGCAAACGGTAAGGCTGGAATGAACATTAATTTGGTACCGGGTACATACTCTATTAAGACTACAAACCCTGTTACCAATGAAAGTGTAACAAATACTATTACTGTATTGCCTAGATTTACTGAAGATTCAGATTTAGTGAAATACTTCCGCAATGACAGTCAGTATGTCTTAAAAGTTTTAGATGATAATGGTAACCCTGCTAAAGCTGGTGAAATTGTCACCTACAACATCAACGGTGTATTCTACAACCGTACAACCAATGCAACAGGTCATGTAAAACTTAGCATCAACTTGCCTCCTAAAACTTACATTATTACTGCTGAGTATAAAGGATGTAAGGTTGCTCACAATGTTACTGTTTTACCAACATTAACTGGTAATGACCTTACCAAGAAATACGGTCAATCTGGTGCTTACGAAGCAAAATTAGTTGACGGTCAAGGTAAAGCATACGCTAACCAAAAAATAGAGTTCAACATAAACGGTGTAATGTATCAACGTACAACCGATGCTAATGGTGTTGCAAAATTAAACATTAACTTGCAAGCTGGAAAATACATTATTACTGCTTCTTACGGACAAGCAAGAATCTCTAATACTGTAACCGTAACAGCTTAA